The Trichomycterus rosablanca isolate fTriRos1 chromosome 15, fTriRos1.hap1, whole genome shotgun sequence genome contains a region encoding:
- the cep97 gene encoding centrosomal protein of 97 kDa → MAEMERRDGCGPVTQMANYEGPGVVDLSNQGLHKMEVNFSCPPDTQTLVLDQNHIIKLEHLERNSGLQQLSVACNRLVRMMGVSKLTQLRVLNLPNNSIGYIEGLKDLVHLEWLNLAGNNIKVIEQLNSCMALQHLDLSDNNISHTGDLSKLHALKTLLLHGNMITSLRTVPAHFPPQLTVLSLAENEIRDVNEVSYLAPLHNLEQLSIMSNPCVTAAPSLPGCDYRPYVVSWCLSLKVLDGYVVSQKEGLKAEWLYSQGKSRTYRPGQHLQLVQYLASTCPLTFSSSLQSAEDTKLERILRKQRQHQRQLLQESHCNSPSPPRPTQLDVDNQHWTDAVKTEATTSKSSTVISQPDGPKPIVQVNTWTANPPSVILPSIQPSHCDEDSLILEDMQTDEEKLNGSLLSSESAFLPVNSVVRSPSPVDSEESELYEPDSLAPPNPDRTQPSTTETETSFDGQVTENHAQTDASEVCTERPKVAERSPAEAAVKIQAWWRGHWTRRRHPEAREVRNEIRLRRLQDHIVYLTAELQRVRKQQEEEKLQRMVQEEAVKFLWKQIQSMLEVQCSLQEQLTRVSTSQSHAVGPVPACSKDKGPPMQSEVSIPESGFHSPGGQQGALEDSMGSVATAGSPKTVRTPQATLSPERGADGSSQDCSLLEQYLSSVQRQEQEEEEEEEGEEGCISVLSSPHRPERGASPDVEMNRQGRTLLNAEM, encoded by the exons ATGGCGGAGATGGAGAGACGTGACGGTTGTGGTCCTGTCACTCAGATGGCGAATTACGAAG GTCCTGGTGTGGTTGACCTTTCAAATCAGGGTCTCCACAAGATGGAAGTGAATTTTTCCTGTCCCCCGGACACTCAAACTCTCGTGTTAGACCAGAACCACATCATCAAACTAGAGCATTTGGAGAGAAATTCTGGGCTTCAGCAG CTGTCTGTTGCCTGTAATCGTCTGGTTCGCATGATGGGTGTGTCGAAGCTCACCCAGCTAAGAGTCCTGAACCTTCCCAACAACAGCATTGGCTACATCGAGGGACTGAAGGACCTGGTGCACCTCGAGTGGTTAAACCTGGCAGGAAACAACATAAAA GTCATAGAGCAACTGAACAGCTGTATGGCTTTACAACATCTGGATCTGTCTGACAACAACATTTCTCACACAGGTGACCTGTCAAAGCTTCATGCATTAAAG ACACTCCTCCTCCATGGTAACATGATCACTAGTCTGCGCACTGTCCCTGCTCATTTCCCTCCACAACTCACCGTCCTGTCGTTGGCTGAGAATGAGATTCGAGATGTGAATGAG GTGTCCTACCTAGCACCTCTCCACAACCTCGAACAGCTGTCGATAATGAGCAACCCATGTGTAACGGCTGCCCCCTCTTTGCCCGGGTGTGACTATCGGCCGTATGTTGTGAGCTGGTGCCTTAGTCTGAAGGTGCTCGATGGATACGTGGTCTCACAGAAAGAGGG GCTTAAAGCAGAATGGTTGTACAGTCAGGGCAAAAGCCGCACATACCGTCCCGGGCAACACCTACAGCTAGTTCAGTACCTGGCCTCCACCTGCCCACTGACCTTTTCATCTTCGCTGCAGTCTGCAGAGGACACCAAGTTGGAGAGAATCCTTCGCAAACAGAG GCAGCATCAGAGACAGCTGCTCCAGGAAAGTCACTGTAATTCTCCAAGCCCCCCTCGTCCGACTCAGCTGGACGTGGATAATCAGCATTGGACAGACGCAGTCAAAACTGAAGCGACCACAAGCAAGAGTTCCACGGTCATCAGTCAGCCAG ATGGTCCTAAGCCGATAGTCCAGGTGAATACGTGGACGGCCAATCCACCCTCGGTAATTCTTCCCAGCATTCAGCCCTCTCACTGTGACGAGGACAGTCTGATTTTAGAAGACATGCAGACTGATGAGGAGAAGCTTAACGGCAGCCTGCTGTCCTCAGAATCCGCCTTCCTGCCTGTGAACTCAGTGGTGCGCTCACCGTCACCCGTTGACAGCGAGGAGAGCGAGCTCTATGAGCCCGATTCGCTGGCTCCTCCGAACCCAGACCGCACCCAGCCCTCGACGACAGAGACCGAAACTTCCTTTGATGGTCAAGTAACTGAAAATCACGCTCAAACAGATGCTTCAGAAGTGTGCACTGAGCGACCTAAAGTGGCAGAGCGCAGTCCTGCTGAGGCAGCTGTGAAGATTCAGGCATGGTGGAGGGGACACTGGACTCGACGGCGACACCCAGAGGCCAGAGAAGTGCGCAACGAGATTCGCCTCCGCCGGCTACAGGATCACATTGTTTATCTTACCGCAGAGCTTCAGAG GGTGAGAAAGCAGCAGGAGGAGGAGAAGTTGCAGAGGATGGTCCAGGAAGAAGCGGTGAAATTTCTTTGGAAACAG ATTCAGTCCATGCTGGAGGTGCAGTGCTCACTGCAGGAGCAGCTGACTCGTGTGTCCACCTCTCAGAGCCACGCTGTGGGCCCTGTGCCCGCCTGCTCTAAAGACAAAGGTCCACCCATGCAGAGTGAAGTCTCAATCCCAGAATCAGGCTTCCATTCTCCGGGTGGTCAGCAGGGGGCGCTGGAGGACAGCATGGGCAGCGTGGCCACGGCTGGCTCTCCAAAAACAGTGAGGACTCCACAAGCAACACTTTCACCTGAGAGAGGGGCAGATGGGAGCAGCCAGGACTGCAGCTTGCTCGAGCAGTATCTTTCCTCCGTGCAGCGACAAGAACaggaagaagaggaggaagaggagggtgAGGAAGGGTGCATTTCAGTCCTCTCTTCACCTCATAGACCGGAGCGAGGTGCCTCTCCAGATGTTGAGATGAATAGACAAGGACGCACCCTGTTAAACGCAGAGATGTAA